The Ranitomeya variabilis isolate aRanVar5 chromosome 7, aRanVar5.hap1, whole genome shotgun sequence DNA window ACCCACGTCCCACGCAAGACAAAGAAACAGTCCAGCTTCGACTTCCACCTCCTGGTCCTCTACCACATGCTGCGTGTGGCCCCCTGGAAGCGCTTACCCCTCACCCTGCGCTGGCTCCGACAGGAGTACCACAGGGCGCTGCCTCCCCTCCTCCAGCCTCCGCTGCACATGCCCCTGGCGTACGGACAAGTGAGGGCCAAGCCCATAGGCAAGACACCAGGGGAAAAGGGTGACGGAGAGGAGACGGGCGGCCAACTGCAGGGCGTCACTCAGCGGTGCAGGGTCTGCTACGACAAACTACAGGTGAGGGGCGCAGCACAGGGGAGTACTTACATGCCGCATGGGGTGTATGGTGAACGATGAGGGGCGCAGCACAGGGGAGTACTCACATGCCGCACGGGGTGCTCAGTGTACAATGAGGGGAGTACTTACATGCCGCATGGGGTGCTCAGTGTACGAGGGGCGCAGCACAGGGGAGTACTTACATGCTGGACAGGGTGCCAGTGTACGAGGGGCACAGCACAGGGGAGTACTTACATGCCGCACGGGGTGCCAGTGTACGAGGGGCACAGCACAGGGGAGTACTTACATGCCGCACGGGGTGCCAGTGTACGAGGGGCACAGCACAGGGGAGCACTCACATGCTGCACGGGGTGCTCAGTGTACAATGAGGGGAGTACTTACATGCCGCACGGGGTGCTCAGTGTACGAGGGGCACAGCACAGGGGAGCACTGACATGCCGCACGGGGTATACGATGAGGGGTGCAGTACCGGGGAGCACTTACATGCCCCACAGGGTGCCCAGTGTACAATGAGGGGAGCAGCACAGGGGAGTACTCACATGCCGCACAGGGTATACGATGAGGGGGTGCAGTACAGGGGAGTACTCACATGCCGCTTGGGGTGCCTGGAGTTCGGTGAGGGACCTGAAAGTTGTGATTTTCCCATGTGATGGCGGCCTCTCTTCTTCTTCCTCCCAGAGTCAGGATGACGCCCTGCGCTGCCTGCACCCCGGCTGCTCCATGACCGCTCATATCTTCTGCTTGGCCAAAGTCTTCCTCCAAAGCGAGCCGGAACACCTGATCCCCGTGGAGGGTCTGTGCCCCAGGTCAGCCCCTAACCCTGCCCCCCGTCAGGATCGCCCGAGCCTCTGCCAGCAGAGTATACCGCCATCACACATCCTCACTCTCCTGCTTTGTGTCACCTCCGCCTTTCATTGCTCTCTAGGTCTGGCTGCCtgttacattgtaacaaaccctcagctgtgagacatTGCTGACATCTTGCATTTGGTCCAAACCCCCAATTCTAGAAGCTGCAGAATAACTGCGGCCTCATCCTGCGACCCCCCTGTGGGTCTGTGCTGCTCGGAGTTCTGCTCTGAAGGACGAGTGCATTATGTCGCCCCCTGACCTCTGCCGCCTCCTGTCTTGCAGCTGTGGAAACTCCGTCCTGTGGGGAGACCTGATCCGATATAAGAAGGGTTGCTATGGCGATCTGGAGGAGATATCGCAGGTGGAGTAGACCTGATCGTACTGGCGGCCATCGCTGCTGTAATCGGACGGCGGATATAAACTCTGCAGAATCACTGGGTGGACGAGCTGCACGGCTGATGGCTGCGGTGCCGGAGGCCGCCTGCGTGGGGCAGCGCGGTGCAAAGGTCTGCAAGATGTATATATTGTACAGTGACCGTCTTATCCGTAGGGCCCTCTAACCTATGGGCCTGCTGGGAGGTGTAGTGCTACAGCAGCTAGTTTTTATTGTATGTACTTTGATATGAAATAAATCGCACTATATTTTGGCCACAAGAGCAAAGGTCACTGGGCGAGAGTGAGGGTCTATAGCGCAGAGGGGACCCGCTGCATCCGAGGAGGCACAATGGAAAGAATCCCAGTCCTCAGTAGATGTGACGCTCCCCGGCGGCTGGATATCGGCAGATCCTGGCTGATGGCCGCCCAGTCTGCTCACATCAGTGATCGGTTCTCACATTTCTGGGCTTTTATTTGTCGCTCTGAGGATTCTCTGCAGATTCTCCATGCGACCGAGATCTCGGGAGTTCACCGAGCTAATTAGTTCTCACTTCTGCATGTGATCTGGTCTCCAGCATAGGGGAAAAGCATCATCCCCACATCGTCCTGGATGATGGGAAAAGTTGCACCCGGAGGAGGTTTCGATCCCGTGGTCTTAGGTATATTGTGAGCGaggccctccatggatgagaagcgccCACAcatgactgctggcagacacaggACTCACAGCAGAGTGGTCTTCTCCGGACAAGCTTTCTTCCAGACGTCCCAGTTGCATAGAGGTCActcgtgtgggggcttctcatccatggcggGGGGCTAACTCACAATTTTACCTAACAATAAAGAATGGGATCCAATCATTCTCCACAATCCATGTGGTGATGATGCTTCTCACGATAATGTAATAATGTAATATTGTGAGTTTGgtttcagaaggttacatggctttcCAGACACGCTGCAGCTTCGACCCCTCTTTCTCCCCCTCTATGGCAGacactctgtgcaacttgataccaatgtgtgagcagattatggcttaaggtaccgtcacattaagcgacgctgcagcgatagcgatgccgatcgctgcagcgtcgctgtttggtcgctggagagctgtcacacagaccgctctccagcgaccaacgatgccgaggtccccgggtaaccagggtaagcatcgggttgctaagcgcagggccgcgcttagtaacccgatgtttaccctggttaccagcgtaaaagttaaaaaaacaaacagcacatactcaccagcgcgtcccccagcctctgcttcctgacactgactgagctccggccctaacagcacagcggtgacgtcaccgctgtgctttcactttcagtttagggccggcgctcagtcagtgtcaggaagcagaggctgggggacgcgctggtgagtatgtgctgtttgtttttttaacttttacgctggtaaccagggtaaacatcgggttactaagcgcggc harbors:
- the LOC143785274 gene encoding structure-specific endonuclease subunit slx1-like isoform X1; the protein is MVVDVEGFFGVYLLFCTNPKYKGRIYIGFTVNPERRIQQHNGGRQKGGAWKTSGRGPWDMVLIVHGFPNDIAALRFEWAWQHPHVSRRLTHVPRKTKKQSSFDFHLLVLYHMLRVAPWKRLPLTLRWLRQEYHRALPPLLQPPLHMPLAYGQVRAKPIGKTPGEKGDGEETGGQLQGVTQRCRVCYDKLQSQDDALRCLHPGCSMTAHIFCLAKVFLQSEPEHLIPVEGLCPSCGNSVLWGDLIRYKKGCYGDLEEISQVE
- the LOC143785274 gene encoding structure-specific endonuclease subunit slx1-like isoform X2, translated to MLCSKASAVRSIRAAGVQCCAPTETRKTDQKTRRKEIREDMVLIVHGFPNDIAALRFEWAWQHPHVSRRLTHVPRKTKKQSSFDFHLLVLYHMLRVAPWKRLPLTLRWLRQEYHRALPPLLQPPLHMPLAYGQVRAKPIGKTPGEKGDGEETGGQLQGVTQRCRVCYDKLQSQDDALRCLHPGCSMTAHIFCLAKVFLQSEPEHLIPVEGLCPSCGNSVLWGDLIRYKKGCYGDLEEISQVE